The Barnesiella intestinihominis YIT 11860 DNA window TGCCGATGAAGAATTACCCTCCTCCGATTCGGTAGCCGATGTAGCCTTGCTCTTTTCCTTATGACGTTCAAGACTAATGCTCTCCGATTCGAGTTTCAAATTTTTGTCCTTACTGAACTCCTTGACAAGCAGTGCATACTGTTCGTCGGTTATCTTGGTGTTAGGGTTAGCTTCAACCGTAAAACCTTTCTTTTGAAGAAATTCGACCGCCGTCTGAATTCCTACATTCAAGTCTCTTGCTACTTTATTTAACCTTATCGACATACTCAGTTTTAGTTTATAAATAATGGAAGAATTAAAGATGCCTCCGACAAAGGCACAAAGGCCGCATTGTATCGGTCCCGAAAACGAATTACTCTTCAAACTCCGCTTTCAAAATAGCGAGAACTTCGTCCACGGTGTTCTCTTCGAGGTCGGCTTTCTCGATCAATGTTTCACGAGGCAACGCAAGCACACTCTTCGCAGTGGCGCATCCGATACCTTTCAAGGCCTCAATCACCCAGTCGTCGATTTCGTCGCTGAATTCGTCGAGGTAAATGTCCTCCTCTTCTTCCTCGTCTATATCTCTGTAAACATCAATATTGTAACCCGTAAGCATGCAAGCCAACTTAATATTCAAGCCGCCTTTACCGATAGCCAACGAGACCTCCTCGGGTTTAAGAAATACTTCTGCTTTCTTCTCCTCTTCATTCAACCGAATCGAAGAAATCTTAGCCGGACTCAAAGCGCGTTGTATAAACAGTGATGGATTAGCCGTGTAATTAATGACATCGATATTTTCATTGCGCAATTCCCGAACAATACCATGTATACGCGAACCTTTCACACCCACGCAAGCTCCTACCGGATCGATACGATCGTCATACGATTCAACGGCAATTTTAGCACGCTCTCCCGGAATACGGGCAATCGCCCTTATCAAAATCAAACCATCGTGAATTTCGGGCACTTCGAGCTCGAAAAGACGGCGAAGAAATTCATTGGACGTGCGGGATACCAAAATTTTAGGATTATTGTTCTTGTTATCGACTTCCAACACGACAGCCCGTACGGTCTCACCTTTCCGGTAAAAATCCGAAGGTATCTGTTCGGCTTTCGGCAGCAACAACTCATTACCGTCGTCATCGATCAACAACATCTCCTTTTTCCAAATCTGGTAAACTTCGGCACTTACCAACTCGCCTATTTTATCTTTATATCTATTGTAAATGGCATCTTTTTGCAAATCGAGAATCTTCGAAGCCAGCGTTTGGCGCAAGTTCAAGATAGCTCGACGACCGAATTTCTCGAAATGCACCTCGTCGGTCATCTCCTCGCCGACCTCGAAATCGGGGTCGGTTTTCCGAGCCTCCGACAAAGAAACCTGCAAATTACTGTCGGTCACCGCTCCGTCTTCCACAATCTCACGGTTACGCCATATTTCGAAATCCCCCTTCGTCGGATTCACGATTATATCGAAGTTTTCATCGGTCCCGAACATCTTTGCCAATACGTTGCGGAAAGATTCTTCCAGCACACTAATCATCGTAGTTATTTCGATGTTCTTCAACTCTTTGAACTCTGCAAAGGTATCGACCATGCTAACGGGTTCCTCTTTTTTTGCCATATTATTTAAATCTGATTAGATATTTTGTATATTTTACTTCATCATATCCAAAAGCGAGGTCTTCCTCGACCTCCACTTTTCGTTTACTGGTTTCGCTCTTTACTTTCTTGGTTATCGTCACGACAAATTTCTCCGAATCGGCACTTTTCAATATCCCCGAAAGTTTCATGCCGTTTTTGGTCAACAATTCCACTTCCTTGCCTATATTTTTCTTGTACTGTCCGAGGACTTTGAACGGAGAGGTAATCCCTGCCGACCCAACCTCCAATTCATAATCTTCGACATCTCGGTCGAGCTTCGATTCCAAAAAACGATGTAACGCCACGCAGCGATCTATATCCACACCCTCCTCGTTGTCTATTTCCACGACAATCACATTATCGGGTTTTACTTGTACATCGACTACGAAACAGTCGCTTCCGGTCAACCCTTCTTCAACAAATGCCTCTATTTCTTTTTTATCTATCATAACGACTCTATGCAAAGAAAAAAACGAGGGGACATCATTGCCCCCTCTTCCATTCCAACCGCCACAAAGATAGCACAATATTATATAATACGCAACTCCACAGATTCCCTACGAACCAAAATAGGATAATTCGCACCTAAAATTTAAATATTTTTCAACAAATATATTCTTATTTAATATAATAAAAATACAAAAGAACGCAATTGTTTCCGCAACAAAAGTTCTCTGCCCCCACAATAACGATTACACAAAGCATGAAACAATGGACTGTGATCCATATATTTTAGATGAGCGAGCTCATGGCAAATAACATAATCAATCAACTCTTCGGGTAGGTACATCAAATAAAACGACAACTGTATCTCTCCCCGACGGGTACAATGCCCCAACTTTCGCCGCCCGCGACCTATCGTCACCGAAACCACTGGCAACCCCAATCTCGACGAGATTTGATTCAGCCTCCGAGGTAAAACCTCTTGCGCTCTTCTGTAAACGAAACGCCCCACTCCCCGCGACAACGTTTTCCGTACATTCGTCTCATTCAAATCGATTCCCGGAGGACAAAACACCTGTAAACAATCACCCTCATACCGAAATAAAAACTTATTCGACACACCCGGCAATAAACATATATCTCCTCCATAGCAAGGAATACTATCGCCCGTAGACAAAACTCGATTTTTCCGTATCGTCACGCTTCGAGACACCAACACCTTCAGTTTTTCACGGTTATCGTCCACTGCCGATTTCACCCGGTTTACAGCATATCCTTCCGGGCAAGTAATCTGCAAACCATTATCCTTTACTCTAAATATCAAACGGCACGCCCGACTATCCGAACGAATATAAATCTCCCCGAATTCCTCGTCTCGATAAACAAACATCTACTTTCTCCTTTTCCATTTGCGAAGATAATGGAATTGGAACACATGAACAAAATCGAACAAAAATGACTCGATCGATAATTAGTCGGGATATCGGCTTAATAGAAAATCAGAGGTGATTCTCTTTTAACTTCTCTCTTGTATTCACAGACAGATATGAAAAGGAATATTCGAAGCGGCATTATAGTCCTCTTCCCTTCCGCGTTTCGTAGCCTTACGGGGTGTTTTGCAACGACAAAAATCGAAGCAGGGAAGAAAGCGAAATTCATACCAATCTCTCCCACTGTGTTACGCAGAGATATAGCGGGAGTGCTCGAAAAGCGGAAGAGCTAAATCAAGAAAAACACAAAAAGGTGTTAACGACAGAATACTATTAACCTCCTGCCCTGCGCACGCATATGCGACACCGGGGAGAAGTGTAAAATCTATCCTTATACCAAAAAAGAGAATATTCCTTTAACCACCCCACCTATACCCTGTGGCATTGCAAAGCACTCACTCCTCCACTGTGTTTTGTAACGCAAAATATAGGGGAGGTGACACGAAGTGACGGAGGGGTTAAATAAGAAGCTGTTTTAATTTATTGAGAAATAATATTATCATTGCAGGCAGGTATGTTTTCCGGCCATATTGAGCCCCTGTCTCGCATCTTGAATTCCTTGATTTTTGTCAATAGCCCGCTATTGACTGCATATCTCGGACTCCAATCTGCTGCAACATAGGTCTCAATCTGCCTCGGAATAAATTTAAAACAGCTTCTAAATATCCACAACAGAGGAAACGGATCAAGGTATCGACACTCTCCCTCTGCTCATCGTAGATGAGATAGGGGGAGTGCCCGCAGGG harbors:
- the nusA gene encoding transcription termination factor NusA; amino-acid sequence: MAKKEEPVSMVDTFAEFKELKNIEITTMISVLEESFRNVLAKMFGTDENFDIIVNPTKGDFEIWRNREIVEDGAVTDSNLQVSLSEARKTDPDFEVGEEMTDEVHFEKFGRRAILNLRQTLASKILDLQKDAIYNRYKDKIGELVSAEVYQIWKKEMLLIDDDGNELLLPKAEQIPSDFYRKGETVRAVVLEVDNKNNNPKILVSRTSNEFLRRLFELEVPEIHDGLILIRAIARIPGERAKIAVESYDDRIDPVGACVGVKGSRIHGIVRELRNENIDVINYTANPSLFIQRALSPAKISSIRLNEEEKKAEVFLKPEEVSLAIGKGGLNIKLACMLTGYNIDVYRDIDEEEEEDIYLDEFSDEIDDWVIEALKGIGCATAKSVLALPRETLIEKADLEENTVDEVLAILKAEFEE
- the rimP gene encoding ribosome assembly cofactor RimP, which translates into the protein MIDKKEIEAFVEEGLTGSDCFVVDVQVKPDNVIVVEIDNEEGVDIDRCVALHRFLESKLDRDVEDYELEVGSAGITSPFKVLGQYKKNIGKEVELLTKNGMKLSGILKSADSEKFVVTITKKVKSETSKRKVEVEEDLAFGYDEVKYTKYLIRFK
- a CDS encoding M48 family metallopeptidase, which gives rise to MFVYRDEEFGEIYIRSDSRACRLIFRVKDNGLQITCPEGYAVNRVKSAVDDNREKLKVLVSRSVTIRKNRVLSTGDSIPCYGGDICLLPGVSNKFLFRYEGDCLQVFCPPGIDLNETNVRKTLSRGVGRFVYRRAQEVLPRRLNQISSRLGLPVVSVTIGRGRRKLGHCTRRGEIQLSFYLMYLPEELIDYVICHELAHLKYMDHSPLFHALCNRYCGGRELLLRKQLRSFVFLLY